One bacterium genomic window, TCTTTATCACAAACTCAGTCAGAGAATCTCCAAAGGGGTTGCCAGCCAGGTCGACGAGTTCAAACTCGGAGAGGCGCAAGGTATACGTGTGTCCATCGAGCATAGTGTCAGGAATGATCTCAAGATGGAGTTGATCTCGCCATTGATTGCGGGTCGCTACCAGAACAGAATCTGAATGAACGAGCTGGATGGTTTCCGGACCGAACTTGCTGGTGTCAAGCGGCTCACTGAATGTCAGCGAGATAGAAACATCGGTGGCAAATATAGCTCTGTCGCTCGGGAGATGTTGAATAATAGTCGGGGGTTCGGTATCGGGGAGGTCGCGGACATTCAAGCTATCGTAGACGAGACTCGAGTCAGCTCTTAATGGGAGAACCAAAGAATAGGCGCCGGCAGGAATTCGCCCGTAGGCGAGGGTAACGGTCGAAGAGAGCATATCCTCGCTCTCAAGCATGGCAGACGCCGGGTAGATCTGCAGAGAGTCTGCGAGTGATGTTAGGATTGCATCGGACAGATGAGTCCGCAGATACTCGATTGAGTAGATGTCCGACAGCCGAATGCGAGCCATTCCACTCAGGTTAAAACTGACTGAGACAATCCCGATGGCGGAGCTGTCCGAGGTAGTCACTGCCATGACGAGGCTGTCGATGAGAATATCTCCCCCAACGGCAATTGGACGGTCCGGGATGGCGAATGCTTCGCGCTTGGAGCCAAAGCGTTCATCTTTGTTTTTGTCAATGAAGGCGATCAAGCGGTTCTGAAGATCGGGAAGGAACTTGAAGGTGAAGTACCCCTTGGCATCAGTCACGGTCAGGTAGTCTGGATAAAGTGAGTCGAGCGGGATTGAATCGGTGAGCCGATCCTCTTGCCACAATCCAACCAACATACCGGCCTGAGGGGCATTGCCGGAAAGGATCTGTCCGGCGACTCGTCCGGAGTCAAGAGTCGGTCCAGTGCTGAAAGCGATGGTCATGGAGCTGTCGAGCCGGTTATTGCGGAGATCGGTGACACCGGAGCCGAGCGAAACGACGGTGGTTTGGTTGGGTGCGAACGGTTCAGCCAATGTGATGGAGAGCCGGTCGCTGTGCCACTTGATCTTTGGGTCTGCGGCAGGTCGCGGTGAAATATATATCTGTTTACCGGTGGATGACTGGACCCGCTCAGAGAAATAAATCTCGATGGTATTGCCAGAGGGGACGGCGGTCGAGCCATTGGCCGGGAGGGTTGAATCAACGCGAGGAGCACGCTTGTCCGGTTCACCGCCGGGAGGAAGCTGGACCTCGGCGCAACTGAGCAGGACGATCAGACTGAGAATGGTCAGTCCGGCGAGAAAGTTGAAGGGAGCCCGACCGGAAGAGGTCACTTCCCCAGTTTCTCCTTGATGATTGCGTTGCTGGAATCGAGATCGAGGGCGCGTTGCCACCAGAGGCGTGCCTTGTCTTCGGAGTGTACCGCTTTGTAGGTGTCACCAAGGTGATCGAAGACGGTAGCATCGGAGACCATACCGGCCGCTTTCTCCAAGTGGATCAGCGCTTCATCGTACATGCCCAATTTGTAGTACACCCAGCCGTAGCTGTCGAGATAAGCGGCATTGGCGGGCTGAAGAGCGAGAGCTTTTTTCAATCAGCGTGCGGGCATAATCAAGTTTCTCTCCCCGGTCGGCCAGCATATAGCCAAGGTAATTGAGGGCCTGGTGCTGCATGGAGTCGGCTTTGAGGATCGATTCAAAGACGGTGATAGCCTCGGGAATATCTCCCTGCTGTTCATGAAACGCGCCGAGCGCAAATGTAATTCGTAACGTGTCGGCGGCGGATCTGACTTTTGCGAGGCCATCCTGATAGCACTTCAACTCATTTTCGGGTTTCTTGAGTTGACGAAAGGCGAAGGCGAGATCGATCCAGTTTTGTGCAGAGGTATCTTCGACAGCGACGACCCGCTGGAATTCATCGCGAGCACGTTCGTACTGTTTCTTGAACATCGCGATGTGGCCGAGGTAGTAGTGATTGAAG contains:
- a CDS encoding Ig-like domain-containing protein, translated to MTSSGRAPFNFLAGLTILSLIVLLSCAEVQLPPGGEPDKRAPRVDSTLPANGSTAVPSGNTIEIYFSERVQSSTGKQIYISPRPAADPKIKWHSDRLSITLAEPFAPNQTTVVSLGSGVTDLRNNRLDSSMTIAFSTGPTLDSGRVAGQILSGNAPQAGMLVGLWQEDRLTDSIPLDSLYPDYLTVTDAKGYFTFKFLPDLQNRLIAFIDKNKDERFGSKREAFAIPDRPIAVGGDILIDSLVMAVTTSDSSAIGIVSVSFNLSGMARIRLSDIYSIEYLRTHLSDAILTSLADSLQIYPASAMLESEDMLSSTVTLAYGRIPAGAYSLVLPLRADSSLVYDSLNVRDLPDTEPPTIIQHLPSDRAIFATDVSISLTFSEPLDTSKFGPETIQLVHSDSVLVATRNQWRDQLHLEIIPDTMLDGHTYTLRLSEFELVDLAGNPFGDSLTEFVIKTLNTDSLGLVSGTVAIRLREKITDPAVLVFREITNKYSDTVAVKGKEFSLNVPAGKYLLSGFIDSNRDGTRNSGSLHPFSLAETSAIHRDTISVRARFETTGIEMIFK